In Cololabis saira isolate AMF1-May2022 chromosome 1, fColSai1.1, whole genome shotgun sequence, the following proteins share a genomic window:
- the si:zfos-323e3.4 gene encoding volume-regulated anion channel subunit LRRC8C, giving the protein MIPVGEFKSLGTEQNSQFRVLKPWWDVFSEYLCVSMLMIGVFGCTLQLTQEKIACLPSHFTSPRPELINCSHISSYRDNETSHNTLGIPGNPTLTEVFGRKNNLDIHQYVFVNHYCYERYVHWYAKYFPYLVVIHTMIFMIASGFWFKFPGTSSKIDIFVTVLGKCFDSPWTTRALSEVSEERGEEKLVSLRKNTMSKNPAELAKDEEESVGLLRSASVKSNPEKKSPEPQSALSVLDKKEGEQAKALFEKVKKFRTHVEEGEILYHMYVLQTSIKVFKFLVIIIYTAVLVPNIEIVVHCFVPPELTGFDIYCCNHTKAHLFSKLAYCYICFVGVYGLMCVYTLYWLFHRSLKEYSFEHVRLETGINDIPDMKNDFAFLLHLVDQYDTLYSKRFAVFLSEVSESRLHQLNLNHEWTVKKLRGRLARNSGNRLELHLLMLPGLPDTLFELAEVESLKLEQVNNVTIPASVVKLDSLQELALIYCPAKLQHSALNYLKEHLKVLRLSFESLEEAPLWMYTLHNLEELHLTGPLTSDVSKSASLESLRVLRALRLLTLRSSLRKIPPSVGDLASQLQRLCIYNEGVKLQAFSSLKKLTNLISLELVGCELERIPSAVFSLNNLQELDLRENKLTTVEEILSLQHCRRLATLRLWHNSITYIPEHISKLCTLETLDVSWNKLRKLPSRLFYCTKLRHLDVSHNQLTSLPPEVSIPQGLQFFSAAFNSLESLPDELFSCKRLKTLLLGNNCLSSLGSRVANLAQLVRLDVKGNRLESLPLEIGDCPLLRCSGLIVEDSLLDLLPSDIRNKLTQS; this is encoded by the coding sequence CTCACCCAGGAGAAGATCGCGTGTCTCCCCAGCCACTTCACCAGCCCGAGGCCAGAGTTGATCAACTGCAGCCACATCAGCAGCTACAGGGACAACGAGACTTCGCACAACACGCTGGGCATACCCGGGAACCCCACCCTCACGGAGGTGTTCGGTCGCAAAAACAACCTGGACATTCACCAGTACGTGTTTGTCAACCACTACTGCTATGAGAGGTACGTCCACTGGTACGCCAAGTACTTCCCGTACCTGGTTGTGATCCACACCATGATCTTCATGATAGCCAGCGGCTTCTGGTTCAAGTTCCCCGGGACGTCTTctaaaattgacatttttgtGACCGTCTTGGGGAAGTGCTTCGACTCGCCCTGGACCACGAGGGCCCTGAGCGAAGTTTCTGAGGAGAGAGGCGAGGAGAAGCTGGTCAGCTTGAGGAAGAACACCATGTCGAAGAATCCAGCGGAGCTAGCAAAAGATGAGGAAGAATCGGTGGGGCTTTTGCGCTCCGCGTCCGTCAAGTCTAACCCGGAGAAGAAAAGCCCGGAGCCCCAGTCTGCTCTCTCAGTGCTGGACAAGAAGGAGGGAGAGCAAGCCAAAGCTCTTTTTGAAAAGGTGAAGAAGTTCAGAACTCACGTGGAGGAAGGAGAGATCCTGTACCACATGTACGTGTTACAAACATCAATAAAAGTCTTCAAGTTCCTCGTTATCATCATCTACACCGCGGTGCTGGTGCCAAACATTGAAATAGTTGTGCACTGTTTCGTCCCGCCCGAGCTGACTGGTTTTGATATCTACTGTTGCAACCACACCAAGGCCCATCTCTTCTCCAAGCTCGCCTACTGCTACATCTGCTTTGTGGGGGTGTACGGACTCATGTGCGTCTACACCCTGTACTGGCTCTTCCATCGCTCGCTGAAGGAGTATTCCTTCGAGCACGTCCGTTTGGAGACGGGGATTAACGACATACCGGACATGAAGAACGACTTCGCCTTCCTTCTCCACCTGGTGGATCAGTACGACACCCTTTACTCCAAAAGATTCGCCGTCTTCCTCTCGGAGGTCAGCGAGAGCCGCCTGCACCAGCTCAACCTCAACCACGAGTGGACCGTTAAAAAGCTGCGCGGCCGTCTCGCGAGGAACTCGGGGAACCGGCTGGAGCTTCACCTGCTGATGCTGCCGGGGCTCCCCGACACCCTTTTCGAGCTGGCCGAGGTGGAATCGCTCAAACTGGAGCAGGTCAACAACGTCACCATCCCAGCCAGCGTGGTGAAGCTGGACTCCCTGCAGGAGCTGGCGTTGATCTACTGCCCCGCCAAGCTGCAGCACTCGGCCCTCAACTACCTCAAGGAGCATTTGAAGGTCTTACGCTTGTCTTTCGAGAGTCTAGAGGAGGCCCCGTTGTGGATGTACACCCTTCACAACCTGGAGGAGTTGCACCTGACCGGTCCGCTGACCAGCGACGTGTCCAAGAGCGCCAGCCTGGAGTCGTTGCGGGTGCTGAGAGCGTTGAGGCTCCTGACGCTGCGCTCAAGCCTGAGGAAGATCCCACCCAGCGTGGGAGATCTGGCCTCCCAGTTACAGCGGCTGTGCATCTACAACGAAGGGGTGAAGCTCCAGGCGTTCAGCAGCCTGAAGAAGCTGACGAACCTCATTTCGCTGGAGTTGGTGGGCTGCGAGCTGGAGCGCATCCCGAGCGCCGTGTTCAGCCTCAACAACCTGCAGGAGCTGGACCTGAGGGAGAACAAGCTGACGACCGTGGAGGAGATCCTGAGTCTGCAGCACTGCCGGCGCCTGGCCACGCTGCGGCTGTGGCACAACAGCATCACGTACATCCCCGAACACATCAGCAAGCTGTGCACCCTGGAGACGCTGGACGTCAGCTGGAACAAGCTGCGGAAGCTCCCCTCGCGGCTCTTCTACTGCACCAAGCTCAGGCACCTGGACGTCTCCCACAACCAGCTCACCTCGCTGCCCCCCGAGGTCAGCATCCCGCAGGGCCTGCAGTTCTTCTCCGCCGCGTTCAACTCGCTGGAGTCGCTGCCGGACGAGCTGTTCTCCTGCAAAAGACTGAAGACGCTGCTGCTCGGGAACAACTGCCTCTCGAGCCTCGGCTCCAGGGTGGCCAACCTGGCCCAGCTGGTGCGGCTGGACGTCAAGGGGAACCGGCTGGAGTCCCTCCCTCTGGAGATAGGAGACTGTCCCCTGCTGAGATGCAGCGGCTTGATAGTGGAGGACAGCCTTTTAGATCTCCTGCCTTCGGATATACGAAACAAGTTGACTCAGAGCTGA